Part of the Gemmatimonadaceae bacterium genome, GTTCAGGGAGATCAATCGAACCGACGAGAGTGTGATCTTCCAGCATTACTTCAAGGTCCGGCCTGGCAACTATAATCTCTCTTTCCAGGTACGTGACGCGACCAGCGCACGAAGTACCAGCCAGGAGGGGGCAGTTACGGTCCCGGCACTTCGGGGCGGCCATCTTTCCACGCCGGTGCTTGTTTACGAGGCAAGCCCGCGGTCGGCACTCGACTCTCTTCCGCGTATTCTAGCCAGCCCACGATCCAGTGCTGTTTTCGGCCAGGACAGCACGGTAGCCGTCTATCTGGAAGGTTACGGAACGCAATCTCAGCTACCGGTGGGATTCATTGTCCAGAATGATCGTGGTGCTGTGACATGGCGGGATACTCTACAGTTGCAGCGTCGCGGAAACCTTTTGAGCGGGTCTGTGAGGATTCCAATTTCTCGAGTGGGAATTGGCATCGCCAACGTGACGTTTACCAGAATCGATGCGACGGATACGGTAAGGACACCGGTTTTTGTGAGCTTCGGAAACGATATCCCGCTGGTAACCTACGAGGAAATGCTTTCCGAGCTGCGGTACTACGCAGCATCCGATCGCATCAGGTCGCTACGGGATGCTCCGCCAGAGCGTCGTGGGGCTGCATGGGCGGATTTTCTCCGTTCCACGGATCCTGTTCCAGCAACCCCTGAGCACGAGGGATTGCAGGCGTATTTTGGCAGGATTCTACAGGCGAACACCCGCTTTCGTGAGGAGTCGCGGGGTGGATCAGGCTGGCTCTCAG contains:
- a CDS encoding GWxTD domain-containing protein, with the translated sequence MRKSTTGCLISIALAVTVAGCAQSRPGQPVVAATSPRGVQPAQDPTTIYHQMGLIATGSPLSFVGKIAYFASSSPDITMMLASISIPNRALSFVREGDSYRAPYEVHLTLTQGANQVAAVNSMEIVRVPTFREINRTDESVIFQHYFKVRPGNYNLSFQVRDATSARSTSQEGAVTVPALRGGHLSTPVLVYEASPRSALDSLPRILASPRSSAVFGQDSTVAVYLEGYGTQSQLPVGFIVQNDRGAVTWRDTLQLQRRGNLLSGSVRIPISRVGIGIANVTFTRIDATDTVRTPVFVSFGNDIPLVTYEEMLSELRYYAASDRIRSLRDAPPERRGAAWADFLRSTDPVPATPEHEGLQAYFGRILQANTRFREESRGGSGWLSDRGKVFVAVGEPDQIYEQTTNLPVTATSTTRARVQYWEYGQYRVRFLFYDETGTGRWRLTPASEAEFQAVNARILVH